Proteins from a single region of Bos indicus isolate NIAB-ARS_2022 breed Sahiwal x Tharparkar chromosome 6, NIAB-ARS_B.indTharparkar_mat_pri_1.0, whole genome shotgun sequence:
- the EIF4E gene encoding eukaryotic translation initiation factor 4E has protein sequence MATVEPETTPTPNPPPTEEEKTESNQEVANPEHYIKHPLQNRWALWFFKNDKSKTWQANLRLISKFDTVEDFWALYNHIQLSSNLMPGCDYSLFKDGIEPMWEDEKNKRGGRWLITLNKQQRRSDLDRFWLETLLCLIGESFDDYSDDVCGAVVNVRAKGDKIAIWTTECENREAVTHIGRVYKERLGLPPKIVIGYQSHADTATKSGSTTKNRFVV, from the exons GAAACCACCCCTACTCCGAATCCCCCGCCtacagaagaagagaaaacagaatctAATCAGGAGGTTGCTAACCCAGAACACTATATTAAACACCCTTTACAGAACAG ATGGGCactctggttttttaaaaatgataaaagcaaAACTTGGCAAGCAAACCTTCGATTGATCTCTAAGTTTGATACTGTTGAAGACTTTTGGGC TCTGTACAACCATATCCAGTTGTCTAGTAATTTAATGCCTGGCTGTGACTACTCACTTTTTAAG GATGGTATTGAGCCTATGTGGgaagatgagaaaaacaaacGAGGAGGACGATGGCTAATTACACTGAACAAACAGCAGAGACGAAGTGACCTCGATCGTTTTTGGCTAGAGACA ctgcTGTGCCTTATTGGAGAATCTTTTGATGACTACAGTGATGATGTATGTGGAGCTGTTGTTAATGTTAGAGCTAAAGGTGATAAAATAGCAATATGGACTACTGAATGTGAAAACAGAGAAGCTGTTACACATATAGG GAGGGTATACAAGGAAAGGTTAGGACTTCCTCCAAAGATAGTGATTGGTTATCAGTCCCATGCAGACACAGCTACTAAGAGCGGCTCCACCACTAAAAATAGGTTTGTTGTTTAA